In a genomic window of Gossypium arboreum isolate Shixiya-1 chromosome 7, ASM2569848v2, whole genome shotgun sequence:
- the LOC108466234 gene encoding uncharacterized protein LOC108466234: MTTPTESPKDKPSSKQMICENESSTTEKNDEGDNVGGGVESVDGQNMSIDDANETGIDDPKGQGSSSRKRGSTTDVAIQIGSGSGSGSNARKKREMEIPRGEPTCYVCSKNFTSWKAVFGHLKSHQRETPGALPPPTFTPTEGSPETNNDDETNPREQLAPTLLNLALETMQKMSEDSNMSVVVAGEEASSSGKGRGRGKGRGRGRGRRGLDIDLNQPKTSFLLDLNEPPPPEQDDDDDDGAAADEDDKN; the protein is encoded by the coding sequence ATGACCACTCCTACTGAATCACCCAAAGACAAACCCTCCTCTAAGCAGATGATATGTGAGAACGAGAGCAGCACCACTGAGAAAAATGATGAAGGAGATAATGTGGGTGGTGGTGTTGAATCTGTTGATGGGCAAAATATGAGCATTGATGACGCTAATGAGACCGGGATAGATGATCCGAAGGGCCAGGGTTCTTCCTCTAGAAAAAGAGGGAGCACTACTGATGTTGCTATTCAGATTGGGTCTGGCAGTGGCAGTGGATCAAATGCAAGGAAGAAAAGGGAAATGGAAATTCCAAGAGGTGAACCTACATGTTACGTATGTAGTAAAAATTTCACGTCCTGGAAGGCGGTGTTCGGGCATCTGAAATCCCATCAAAGGGAAACCCCAGGAGCATTGCCTCCGCCAACATTTACGCCAACTGAGGGCTCTCCTGAAACTAATAATGATGATGAAACTAACCCGAGGGAGCAACTAGCTCCCACTCTGTTGAACTTGGCTCTTGAAACCATGCAAAAGATGAGTGAAGACTCGAACATGAGTGTTGTTGTTGCAGGCGAGGAGGCTTCTTCGTCGGGGAAAGGGAGAGGGAGAGGTAAAGGGCGAGGACGAGGACGAGGGAGGAGGGGCTTGGATATTGATCTCAATCAGCCCAAAACCAGTTTTTTGTTGGATCTAAATGAACCTCCACCACCAGAGcaggatgatgatgatgatgatggtgcTGCTGCTGATGAGGACGATAAAAATTAA
- the LOC108467000 gene encoding rab escort protein 1 has translation MDDIPPYPPIDPTTFDLIVIGTGLPESIIAAAASTASKSVLHLDPNPFYGSHFSSLPLADLPSFLSSHSTSPSPPRSPSSDDPNEFSLLEFATRPLYSFIDISTFSPNLLDQHSRKFNLDVAGPRVLFCADKSIELLLRTGTNQYMEFKSVDATFVGDNKGNLWSVPDSRAAIFKDKSLGLVEKNKLMRFFKLVHGHLAGEQDVKISEEDLQSPFVDFLNKMGLPPKIKSFILYAIAMADYDQEDTGVCRDLLKTKDGIDQLALYNASIGRFQNASGAFLYPIYGQGELSQAFCRRAAVKGCLYVLRMPVTALLVDKDTGCYKGVRLASGQDIFSQKLILDPTFKVTLPLGSSPPLPLKEKLPFFSLKDDKGKIARGICITKTSLKPDISNFLVVYPPRSLFPEQVTSIRLLQIASNLAVCLPGMFVLYISALCNDDDQGKKLIHAVMNTLLTVPLDSESNAAVQSETAEIGSAVQDETSESSSGGPSDSGEEKPTLLWSALYSQELTLGQVDFICSTPMPDGKLNYNDLIDTTFKIFQEIYPEEEFFPETSLENPEVDGDASPET, from the exons ATGGACGACATCCCACCCTATCCCCCAATTGATCCAACCACCTTCGACCTCATCGTCATAGGCACCGGCCTTCCCGAATCCATCATAGCCGCCGCCGCCTCTACCGCCTCTAAATCCGTCCTTCACCTGGATCCCAATCCCTTCTATGGTTCCCACTTCTCCTCTCTCCCTCTTGCCGATCTCCCCTCCTTTCTCTCCTCCCACTCGACCTCACCATCACCACCTCGCTCACCTTCTTCCGACGACCCTAACGAATTTTCTCTCTTGGAATTTGCTACTCGTCCTCTCTATTCCTTTATCGATATCTCCACTTTTTCTCCTAACCTCCTTGATCAACACTCTAGAAAGTTCAACCTCGATGTGGCTGGACCTAGGGTTTTGTTTTGCGCCGACAAATCTATTGAGTTGCTACTAAGAACTGGAACCAACCAGTACATGGAGTTCAAGAGTGTTGACGCCACTTTCGTTGGGGACAACAAGGGCAACCTCTGGAGTGTGCCGGATTCCAGAGCTGCCATATTCAAAGACAAGAGCCTGGGACTCGTGGAGAAAAACAAGTTAATGAGGTTCTTCAAGCTGGTGCATGGACACTTGGCTGGCGAACAAGACGTCAAGATTTCCGAAGAAGATTTGCAGAGTCCGTTTGTTGACTTCTTGAATAAAATGGGATTGCCGCCCAAAATTAAATC GTTTATATTGTATGCTATAGCAATGGCGGATTATGATCAAGAAGATACAGGAGTTTGTAGAGATTTGCTCAAGACAAAAGATGGGATCGATCAGTTGGCTTTGTATAATGCATCTATTGGCAG GTTTCAAAATGCATCTGGGGCTTTCTTATATCCTATCTATGGGCAAGGAGAACTATCACAAGCTTTTTGCCGTCGTGCTGCTGTCAAAGGTTGCCTTTAT GTATTGCGTATGCCGGTTACTGCATTGCTTGTAGACAAG GATACCGGGTGTTATAAAGGTGTTAGATTAGCTTCAGGTCAGGATATATTCAGCCAGAAACTGATCCTTGATCCAACCTTTAAGGTAACATTACCATTAGGATCATCCCCGCCACTTCCACTTAAAGAAAAGCTTCCCTTTTTCAGTCTGAAGGATGATAAAGGAAAGATAGCAAGGGGAATATGCATCACAAAGACTTCTTTGAAGCCTGATATATCGAACTTTTTGGTTGTATATCCTCCAAGAT CATTGTTTCCTGAACAGGTTACTTCAATCAGACTTCTCCAAATAGCTAGCAATTTGGCTGTTTGTCTGCCAGGCAT GTTTGTGTTATATATCTCAGCATTATGTAATGATGATGATCAAGGAAAGAAGTTAATTCATGCAGTCATGAACACGCTTCTTACAGTTCCTCTAGATTCTGAAAGTAATGCTGCAGTTCAAAGTGAGACTGCAGAAATTGGTAGTGCAGTTCAAGATGAGACTTCAGAAAGTAGTTCTGGAGGTCCAAGTGATTCTGGAGAAGAAAAACCTACTCTACTTTGGAGTGCGTTGTATAGTCAGGAGCTAACTTTG GGTCAAGTTGATTTTATCTGTTCAACTCCCATGCCAGATGGTAAACTGAACTACAATGATCTCATAGATACGACTTTTAAG ATATTTCAGGAGATTTACCCTGAGGAAGAATTCTTTCCGGAGACATCCTTAGAGAATCCTGAGGTTGATGGTGATGCTTCTCCGGAGACATAA